The Algoriphagus sanaruensis genome window below encodes:
- a CDS encoding F0F1 ATP synthase subunit B, translating to MDLILPSSGLIFWQLIAFLALLFILIKFAWKPMLAALEERETSIDNALKAAEQARTEMASLKAENEKLLQEARLERDTILKRAQDVSAKMIEDAKTEAGKQGALMIENAKAVIETEKKAALTEVKNQVAMLTLEVTEKLLRKNLADEKAQKELVDEFIKDLKLN from the coding sequence ATGGATCTGATTTTACCTAGTTCCGGCCTTATTTTCTGGCAATTAATCGCCTTCTTGGCGCTTCTTTTTATCCTTATCAAGTTTGCATGGAAGCCTATGCTAGCTGCTTTGGAAGAAAGAGAAACCAGCATTGACAATGCGCTTAAAGCTGCAGAGCAAGCTCGTACTGAGATGGCTTCTTTGAAAGCTGAAAATGAAAAACTTTTGCAAGAAGCAAGATTGGAAAGAGATACAATTTTGAAAAGGGCTCAGGATGTTTCTGCTAAAATGATTGAAGACGCTAAAACCGAAGCTGGAAAGCAAGGTGCGCTAATGATCGAAAATGCAAAAGCTGTAATTGAAACAGAAAAGAAAGCTGCTTTGACTGAGGTGAAAAATCAGGTGGCTATGTTGACTTTGGAAGTGACCGAGAAATTATTGAGAAAAAATCTCGCTGACGAAAAAGCTCAAAAAGAACTTGTGGACGAATTCATTAAAGATCTTAAGCTAAACTAA
- the atpE gene encoding ATP synthase F0 subunit C, which yields MLTSILLSAGLALMGAGIGAGIVAIGAGLGIGRIGGQAMESIARQPEAAGKVQTAMLIIAALIEVVSLFAVVVCLLIALNAGGLTF from the coding sequence ATGTTAACTTCTATCTTGTTGTCTGCTGGATTGGCTCTTATGGGTGCTGGTATCGGTGCAGGAATTGTTGCGATTGGCGCAGGTCTTGGTATCGGTCGTATCGGTGGCCAGGCAATGGAATCTATCGCTCGTCAGCCTGAGGCTGCTGGTAAGGTTCAGACTGCCATGTTGATCATCGCAGCTTTGATCGAGGTGGTTTCCCTGTTTGCAGTAGTAGTTTGTCTACTTATTGCATTGAACGCAGGTGGTCTCACTTTCTAA
- the atpB gene encoding F0F1 ATP synthase subunit A — MTRKFLVLSLLLSAFLLNFSVATYAAGSETEEGKEDPTGFIMHHIKDSHEWHFFNVGHTHITLPLPVITYASDRGLEFYSSSDFQNHETHKFGEEYAHNGIYIDEHEHLGRIDGGAITDLSITKNVAMLFIVIALVLYLALSAASHYKKNGAVAPKGAASLVEPIVIFVRDEIAHKAIGPKYKKFVPYLLTLFFFIWVGNLLGLLPGAANLTGNIAVTFTLAMLTFVVVNVNGNKDYWKHVFATPGVPVALLPIIVVVEFIGLFTKPFALMVRLFVAITAGHIVILAFIALVFIFESYAIGVVSTFMVTFINMIELLVATIQAYVFTLFTAMYIGGAVAEHHHDDHH; from the coding sequence ATGACGCGCAAATTTCTGGTTCTAAGTCTTTTACTTTCAGCATTTTTGCTGAATTTTTCAGTTGCAACTTATGCAGCTGGTTCTGAGACTGAGGAAGGCAAAGAAGACCCTACTGGTTTCATCATGCATCACATCAAGGATTCGCATGAATGGCATTTTTTCAATGTGGGCCACACCCATATTACATTACCTCTTCCGGTAATTACTTATGCTTCTGATCGGGGATTGGAGTTCTATTCCTCTTCAGATTTCCAAAATCACGAGACCCACAAATTCGGCGAAGAATACGCTCATAATGGTATTTACATCGATGAACATGAGCACTTGGGAAGGATAGATGGTGGTGCTATCACTGATCTTTCCATTACCAAAAACGTGGCCATGCTTTTTATTGTAATCGCTTTGGTGCTGTATTTAGCATTATCGGCAGCTAGTCATTACAAGAAAAATGGAGCTGTAGCTCCTAAAGGTGCAGCTTCATTGGTCGAGCCAATTGTCATTTTTGTGAGAGATGAAATCGCCCACAAAGCAATCGGACCTAAATACAAGAAGTTTGTTCCTTACCTACTAACCCTCTTTTTCTTTATTTGGGTTGGTAACCTTTTGGGACTTCTTCCAGGTGCAGCAAACTTAACGGGAAACATCGCGGTAACCTTCACCTTGGCAATGTTGACTTTTGTAGTTGTAAATGTAAACGGTAATAAAGATTACTGGAAGCACGTATTTGCAACACCGGGTGTACCAGTTGCCTTATTGCCAATCATTGTAGTCGTAGAGTTTATCGGGCTTTTCACCAAGCCTTTTGCTTTAATGGTTCGTCTTTTTGTGGCGATTACGGCGGGTCACATTGTAATTCTTGCCTTCATTGCTTTAGTGTTCATTTTTGAATCCTATGCGATCGGCGTGGTGTCTACATTCATGGTCACCTTTATCAATATGATTGAATTGTTGGTAGCTACTATTCAAGCTTATGTATTCACGCTATTTACAGCGATGTACATTGGTGGGGCAGTAGCAGAGCATCACCATGACGATCATCATTAA
- a CDS encoding AtpZ/AtpI family protein, which yields MANSQENKSKSKEEYPTWVKYMGLSFQLFTVIGLGTLLGWWVQQKSAMKFPVWILVFCFASVILAFYQLWKTMSRDQ from the coding sequence ATGGCGAATTCCCAAGAAAATAAGTCAAAGTCCAAAGAAGAATACCCGACCTGGGTAAAGTACATGGGACTTTCATTTCAACTTTTCACAGTAATTGGACTTGGAACATTATTGGGTTGGTGGGTTCAGCAAAAAAGCGCGATGAAGTTTCCGGTTTGGATTTTAGTTTTTTGCTTTGCTTCTGTGATCTTGGCATTTTACCAGCTTTGGAAGACGATGTCACGGGATCAATAA
- a CDS encoding tetratricopeptide repeat protein: MNKRHVLVWLILILSVGCSSERNTFTNRAFHNLTSHFNAYYLTDYKIREVENQVRANYKEDYTQVLPIFIPIDSATVTQNKSRLDSARELASKAIDWHRISKWVDDSYFLIGKIDYIQSQRDDAKNAFKYVNSTSKDKDLRHRALISLLRLYIDEKNYEDANFTIDYLSKETEINDENRYDLFKTLAYYYESRTDANGVIGALDRAIEYADDNKELSRLNFILAQYYQRAGLDALAYDFYRKSLDGNPPYERSFFAMLFAQQVAELNASKDLRKVRNYYDDLYKDPKNKDLKDVVVYEKALFELKQGDIPLTLDLLHQAAKEPGSSPRLKGYIYEKLAEISLDEFKDYRATKYYLDSALTFIKPESPDAEELSARKEVLDQYVFHVERIELNDSLIRLASLSDSERLAWANAYIASEEERLLKLAAAENQPKSSSIFDNLLAFSGRDGGSSFYFDNGNAVQQGTLDFVRTWGNRPLQDNWRRRSAIFQTSGQSTGNVTGGEGLENPENSVLADLPSAESLLETIPNTPEKLQVANQQLEESYFELGKLLFFDLKETSQSIESLENLIFLYPETVKKPEAYYLLYLGQKENSGNFSQYIGRLNREFPDSPYTFFVNNPDAASGNMAYLESSKNYELAYNAYYSGQYSEARSFILSTLEEYPLTRNTERLLLLDIMVTGKLEAKERFKSRLEAYIQNTEEDQLVTLAKKMLQPLLTEEELVALTPEEPIETDSLANAEENISENQKPEIPVDSPYKVNETQTHIFVIALSPTEAEAAKNLLGDLENFHASNFTNARLRTGNMTMNAQTSIYIISPFANAEKALEYYQKFMEEFKSNGISEDLKNQAFFISIENFQTLNKSKNLEEYRAFFRSMYK, encoded by the coding sequence ATGAACAAACGTCACGTCTTAGTTTGGTTAATCTTAATTCTATCTGTTGGCTGCTCCTCAGAACGAAATACATTTACCAATCGGGCATTCCATAATTTGACTTCTCACTTCAATGCTTACTACCTAACGGATTACAAAATCAGGGAAGTTGAAAATCAAGTTCGGGCAAATTACAAGGAAGATTACACCCAAGTCCTTCCAATTTTTATTCCCATCGACTCCGCCACTGTCACCCAAAATAAATCCAGATTAGACTCTGCCCGAGAACTAGCTTCAAAAGCCATCGATTGGCATAGAATTTCAAAATGGGTGGACGATAGTTATTTTCTCATCGGAAAGATTGATTATATCCAATCCCAACGGGATGACGCCAAAAACGCCTTCAAGTATGTTAATTCCACGAGCAAGGACAAAGACCTAAGACATCGAGCTTTGATTAGCCTTCTTCGACTATATATCGATGAAAAAAATTACGAGGACGCCAACTTTACCATCGACTATCTTTCCAAGGAAACAGAAATCAATGATGAAAATCGCTACGATTTATTTAAGACTCTGGCCTACTATTACGAGTCAAGAACAGATGCTAATGGAGTAATTGGAGCTTTGGATCGAGCCATTGAATATGCTGATGATAACAAGGAACTTTCTCGCCTTAATTTTATCCTTGCCCAATATTATCAACGAGCTGGTTTGGATGCCTTGGCTTATGATTTTTATCGAAAGTCCCTAGATGGAAATCCTCCCTATGAACGCAGCTTTTTCGCGATGCTTTTTGCCCAACAGGTGGCAGAACTTAATGCAAGTAAGGATCTTCGCAAAGTGCGCAACTATTATGATGATCTTTATAAAGATCCCAAAAACAAGGATCTGAAAGACGTTGTGGTCTACGAAAAAGCATTGTTTGAATTGAAGCAAGGAGATATTCCTCTCACCTTAGACCTACTTCATCAGGCTGCAAAAGAACCAGGCTCAAGCCCTAGACTCAAAGGGTATATCTATGAAAAACTTGCAGAAATCAGTCTGGATGAATTTAAAGATTATCGAGCCACCAAATATTACCTAGACAGTGCGCTGACCTTCATCAAACCCGAAAGTCCCGATGCTGAAGAATTAAGTGCCAGAAAAGAAGTTCTTGATCAATACGTATTTCATGTCGAAAGAATAGAACTTAATGATAGTTTAATCAGGTTGGCTTCACTTTCAGATTCCGAACGCTTGGCATGGGCTAATGCCTACATTGCTTCTGAAGAAGAACGATTGCTAAAGCTTGCGGCAGCGGAAAATCAACCTAAGTCCTCTAGCATTTTTGATAATCTTCTTGCTTTCAGTGGAAGAGATGGAGGTTCTTCGTTTTATTTTGATAATGGGAATGCCGTCCAACAAGGAACTTTAGATTTTGTAAGGACTTGGGGCAACCGACCCCTTCAGGATAATTGGAGAAGGAGATCCGCTATATTTCAGACCTCTGGGCAATCGACTGGAAATGTAACTGGAGGAGAGGGACTCGAAAATCCTGAAAATTCAGTTTTGGCAGATTTGCCAAGTGCAGAAAGTCTTTTAGAAACCATTCCAAATACCCCTGAAAAACTTCAAGTAGCCAATCAACAGCTGGAGGAATCTTATTTTGAACTAGGGAAGCTCCTCTTTTTTGACTTAAAAGAAACTTCTCAAAGTATTGAAAGCCTAGAAAATCTAATTTTTCTATATCCCGAAACAGTCAAAAAGCCTGAAGCGTATTACCTGCTTTACCTCGGGCAAAAAGAAAACTCCGGGAATTTCTCCCAATATATCGGCAGGTTAAACCGAGAATTTCCGGATTCTCCTTATACCTTTTTTGTAAACAATCCCGATGCTGCATCTGGAAATATGGCCTATTTAGAATCCTCAAAAAATTATGAATTGGCTTACAATGCCTACTATTCTGGGCAATATTCTGAAGCAAGATCCTTCATCCTGAGTACTCTTGAGGAATACCCTTTAACAAGAAATACCGAAAGGCTTTTGCTTTTGGATATCATGGTCACTGGAAAATTAGAGGCCAAAGAGCGATTTAAATCCAGATTAGAAGCCTATATCCAAAATACAGAAGAGGATCAACTCGTAACTCTCGCAAAAAAAATGTTGCAACCTCTACTGACTGAGGAGGAATTAGTGGCATTAACCCCCGAAGAGCCAATTGAAACCGATTCTCTGGCAAATGCTGAAGAAAATATTTCTGAAAATCAAAAACCTGAGATACCTGTAGATTCGCCTTACAAGGTAAACGAGACACAAACTCATATTTTTGTAATTGCACTATCTCCAACCGAGGCAGAAGCGGCCAAAAATTTGCTAGGAGATTTAGAAAATTTCCACGCCTCGAATTTCACCAATGCTAGACTAAGGACTGGAAATATGACGATGAATGCGCAAACTTCCATTTACATAATCAGTCCATTTGCCAATGCTGAAAAAGCGTTGGAATACTATCAAAAATTCATGGAGGAATTTAAATCGAATGGAATTAGCGAAGACCTGAAAAATCAAGCCTTCTTTATTTCGATCGAAAACTTCCAAACGCTCAACAAGTCCAAAAATCTCGAAGAATACCGAGCATTCTTCCGAAGTATGTATAAGTAA
- a CDS encoding penicillin-binding protein 1A: MSKNTKPTLPTWASTAIKYLWIAFGGGLILFILFVWAVSINFLGLFGSLPDFKALENPESELASELYSADGVLLGAYARENRSPVDYEDLSPNLVQALIATEDERFESHSGIDLQAMIRVFVKSILLGQDAGGGSTLSQQTAKNLFKTRTDASQGILSTIPGLRILIIKTKEWIVATQLEKAYTKNEILTLYLNTSEFGSNAYGIKTAARTFFNKTPAELNIQEAAVLVGLFKAPTYYSPVYNPENSLRRRNTVLYQMVKNEKLTGADFDSLSQLPIELDYRVQNQNQGLATYFREIVKADLIKWTKETLKSDGSAYDLFGDGLKIYVTIDSRMQRYAEEAVQEHMSQLQKAFYNEMGKRDPWIDENWQVIPNFIETTVKRTEAYRLLKQRYGDKTDSIDIKLNEKKKMKIFSWGGEVDTLMSTMDSLRYYKKFLQTGFMSMDPHTGHIKAWVGGIDHKYFKFDHVKQGKRQPGSTFKPFVYAAAIENGYSPCYTVVDQPVEVYIPGQPAWSPSNADGKFSYEKMTIRKAMAQSINSVTAYMMKKLSPKIVIETARRLGITSDLEEVPSLALGVNDVSVFEMVGAFGTFVNKGEHTTPYYIDRIEDKNGNVIQQFTPRKKPAMSEEHAYLMTYMLRGGFEEEDGTSRGVAWTIREGNELGGKTGTTQNASDGWYMGISKDLVSGAWVGGDDRAIHFRSWTAGQGGRTARPIWVKYMEKVYADPSLGYTKGPFPRPERPLSIEIDCDKYEQESQRFADFDYDAKKNDF, encoded by the coding sequence ATGTCTAAAAATACCAAACCAACTCTCCCTACTTGGGCCAGTACTGCTATTAAATACCTCTGGATTGCCTTTGGAGGTGGTTTAATTCTATTTATTCTTTTTGTTTGGGCAGTAAGCATCAATTTCTTAGGGCTCTTTGGCTCTCTTCCTGACTTTAAAGCTTTGGAAAATCCAGAAAGCGAATTGGCTTCAGAGCTTTATTCAGCAGATGGAGTCCTTCTAGGGGCCTATGCAAGAGAAAACCGAAGCCCCGTAGACTATGAAGACCTTTCTCCAAACTTGGTTCAAGCACTAATTGCCACAGAAGATGAACGCTTTGAAAGTCACTCAGGGATAGACCTTCAGGCCATGATCCGGGTTTTTGTTAAATCCATTCTCCTAGGACAAGATGCAGGAGGAGGCTCGACACTCAGTCAACAAACTGCTAAGAACTTGTTCAAAACAAGAACGGATGCCTCCCAGGGAATTCTAAGCACCATTCCTGGGTTACGCATACTGATTATTAAAACCAAAGAATGGATCGTTGCGACCCAATTGGAAAAGGCATATACCAAAAATGAAATCCTTACTCTTTATTTGAATACCTCAGAGTTTGGATCAAATGCTTACGGAATCAAAACAGCAGCCCGTACATTTTTCAATAAGACTCCTGCCGAACTCAATATTCAAGAAGCGGCAGTTTTGGTCGGCTTATTTAAAGCGCCTACCTACTACAGCCCGGTTTACAATCCAGAAAACTCACTGAGAAGACGGAACACCGTTTTGTACCAAATGGTCAAAAATGAAAAGTTAACAGGAGCGGATTTTGATTCCCTTTCCCAATTACCGATAGAACTTGACTATCGTGTTCAGAATCAAAACCAAGGTCTAGCCACTTACTTTAGAGAAATAGTCAAAGCTGATCTTATCAAATGGACAAAGGAAACATTAAAGTCCGATGGCTCTGCCTATGACTTGTTTGGTGATGGATTGAAAATATACGTCACGATAGATAGCCGTATGCAACGCTACGCAGAAGAGGCAGTTCAAGAACACATGTCTCAGCTTCAGAAGGCATTCTATAATGAGATGGGAAAAAGAGACCCTTGGATTGATGAAAATTGGCAGGTGATTCCAAATTTTATTGAAACCACTGTAAAACGAACTGAAGCCTATCGACTGTTGAAGCAGCGTTATGGTGACAAAACGGATTCTATTGACATCAAGCTCAATGAAAAGAAGAAAATGAAAATTTTCTCATGGGGAGGAGAAGTAGACACCTTGATGAGTACGATGGACTCGTTGAGGTATTACAAGAAATTCCTGCAGACTGGATTTATGAGTATGGATCCACATACTGGCCATATCAAAGCTTGGGTGGGTGGAATAGATCATAAATACTTCAAATTTGATCATGTCAAGCAAGGAAAACGACAGCCTGGTTCCACCTTCAAGCCGTTCGTATATGCAGCCGCAATTGAAAACGGATATAGCCCTTGCTACACCGTGGTAGATCAACCAGTAGAGGTCTATATTCCTGGCCAGCCTGCTTGGAGCCCTTCCAATGCAGATGGCAAATTTTCTTATGAGAAGATGACAATCAGGAAGGCTATGGCCCAATCTATCAACTCAGTTACGGCTTATATGATGAAAAAATTAAGTCCTAAGATAGTGATTGAAACCGCCAGAAGATTGGGAATTACGAGTGATTTGGAAGAAGTTCCTTCGCTAGCATTAGGAGTAAATGATGTGTCCGTGTTTGAGATGGTTGGTGCATTCGGAACCTTTGTAAATAAAGGTGAACATACCACACCTTATTACATAGACCGAATTGAGGATAAAAACGGAAATGTCATTCAACAATTTACTCCCAGAAAAAAACCCGCCATGAGCGAAGAACATGCCTATCTAATGACATATATGCTTCGGGGAGGATTTGAGGAAGAAGATGGAACAAGTCGAGGTGTGGCGTGGACAATACGTGAAGGCAATGAACTCGGAGGTAAAACTGGAACGACGCAAAATGCCTCCGACGGATGGTATATGGGAATTAGCAAAGATCTTGTTTCAGGCGCATGGGTTGGAGGCGATGACAGGGCTATTCACTTTAGAAGTTGGACTGCCGGCCAAGGTGGACGAACAGCACGTCCTATTTGGGTGAAATACATGGAAAAAGTTTATGCTGATCCTTCCCTAGGATATACAAAAGGTCCATTCCCTCGACCAGAGAGACCATTAAGTATTGAGATTGATTGTGATAAATATGAGCAGGAAAGTCAACGATTTGCAGATTTTGACTACGATGCTAAAAAGAACGATTTTTGA
- the uvrC gene encoding excinuclease ABC subunit UvrC: MQSSSFLPEDHLSLPDHPGVYKYYNDENELIYVGKAKSLKKRVSSYFNKNTGVNLKTRRMVKEIQRIEITLVDSELDALLLENNLIKKTQPKYNILLRDDKTYPYLLITKENFPRIFPTRKLIPKRGTYFGPFASVKAMNNVLDLIRELFTIRTCKLDLSPYRIDEGKYKVCLEYHIGNCQAPCVGYQRESAYLKDLEHATHILKGNLGLAKTYFKQEMQTFAENLEFEKAQRMKEKLDLLEKYQAKSLIASPSIANHDVCTIVSDEKTAFVNYLRVKNGAMITSKNVELKKRLDESEEELLLTALIRLQDQFQSDAEEVLVNIELENPIEGLNINVPKIGDKKKLIELSLKNALYYKKEKALLQGLNQDKKDRVIRQLQQDLSLTEIPDHIECFDNSNIQGTSPVASMVCFLNGKPANKEYRHFHIKTVEGPNDFASMKEIVGRRYKRMIEEGKPFPKLVVIDGGKGQLSSAVEALHELGIYGRMPIIGIAKRLEEIYFPGDSYPIHIDKKSESLKLLQRIRDEAHRFAITFHRKVRSKNAFGTQLTSIPGIGENTADRLLKHFKSVKKISEATEEQLAEIIGLNRAKILIEWKEKNKGA; encoded by the coding sequence ATGCAATCCTCCTCATTTTTACCCGAAGATCACCTTTCATTACCTGACCACCCAGGAGTATACAAATACTACAATGATGAAAATGAATTGATCTATGTAGGAAAAGCAAAAAGTTTAAAAAAACGAGTAAGTAGCTACTTCAATAAAAACACAGGAGTAAATCTAAAAACAAGAAGAATGGTGAAGGAAATCCAACGGATTGAGATCACCTTGGTGGATTCAGAGCTTGATGCTCTTTTGTTAGAAAATAACTTAATCAAAAAAACTCAGCCTAAATACAACATCCTACTCAGAGATGATAAAACCTATCCTTATTTATTGATCACCAAGGAGAACTTTCCAAGAATTTTTCCGACTAGAAAACTCATCCCCAAACGAGGGACATATTTTGGACCTTTTGCCTCTGTAAAAGCCATGAATAATGTATTGGACTTGATCAGAGAACTCTTTACAATTCGAACATGTAAACTTGATTTATCACCCTACCGAATTGATGAAGGTAAATACAAGGTTTGCCTCGAATATCATATTGGAAATTGTCAAGCTCCATGTGTGGGATACCAACGCGAATCAGCCTATTTGAAAGATTTAGAACATGCAACACATATTCTGAAAGGAAACCTAGGCTTAGCAAAAACTTACTTTAAGCAAGAGATGCAAACCTTTGCTGAAAACTTAGAGTTCGAAAAGGCTCAACGCATGAAAGAAAAACTTGATCTCTTAGAAAAGTATCAAGCTAAATCGTTGATCGCTAGTCCAAGTATTGCTAATCACGATGTCTGTACCATTGTTTCAGATGAAAAAACAGCCTTTGTAAATTATTTGAGGGTCAAAAATGGAGCAATGATTACCTCCAAAAATGTAGAATTAAAGAAAAGATTAGACGAAAGCGAAGAAGAGCTGTTACTGACAGCATTGATTCGTCTTCAAGATCAATTTCAAAGCGATGCAGAGGAAGTACTGGTAAACATTGAATTGGAAAATCCGATTGAAGGGCTAAACATCAATGTTCCAAAAATTGGAGATAAAAAGAAGCTAATCGAACTGTCCTTAAAAAATGCCTTGTATTACAAAAAGGAAAAAGCATTACTGCAGGGATTGAATCAGGATAAAAAGGATCGAGTAATTCGTCAACTTCAACAAGATTTAAGTTTAACAGAAATCCCAGACCATATCGAATGCTTTGACAATTCAAATATTCAAGGAACAAGTCCTGTTGCAAGTATGGTTTGTTTTTTAAATGGTAAACCAGCAAACAAAGAGTACAGACACTTTCATATCAAAACTGTTGAGGGTCCTAATGACTTTGCAAGTATGAAAGAAATTGTAGGAAGACGATATAAACGAATGATAGAGGAGGGTAAACCATTCCCAAAATTAGTGGTCATCGATGGAGGAAAAGGTCAGCTATCATCTGCAGTCGAAGCTCTTCATGAACTAGGGATATATGGTAGAATGCCGATAATTGGGATAGCTAAACGATTAGAAGAAATTTATTTCCCAGGTGACTCCTATCCAATCCACATTGATAAAAAATCGGAAAGTCTCAAATTACTTCAACGAATCCGAGATGAAGCACACCGATTTGCCATTACTTTTCATCGTAAAGTCAGAAGTAAAAATGCCTTCGGAACACAATTGACCTCAATACCAGGAATCGGTGAAAATACCGCAGACAGATTATTGAAGCACTTTAAATCAGTAAAAAAAATAAGTGAAGCCACAGAGGAACAGCTAGCTGAAATAATCGGTTTGAATAGAGCAAAAATTCTAATTGAATGGAAAGAAAAAAATAAAGGGGCTTAA
- the gldN gene encoding gliding motility protein GldN, translating to MKRFSQFLLLAIALVSGIVFQSQAQVATSVNPSGFGDRQFSMDTIFSNKRIRDDDKMYQISVWRRIDLREKYNLSLYGSGDNKSNGIINNIYKAVVDENALEVFRDENFTQPLSIAEFQENFWLSANGDSIFVKQLYYLDFKEDFVFDRHHSDLVFDIKFVELVMPSVTNANAGQKTIGFIRYKDFVNYFKYHPSARWLNFQNISKSLTYDEAFESRLFRSVVRRFTNPDEALIADMVNADHPDPEMQAYINSLAFEYKLLEFENSLWEW from the coding sequence ATGAAAAGATTTTCTCAATTTCTTCTTTTAGCCATTGCACTTGTATCTGGGATAGTATTCCAGTCACAGGCTCAAGTTGCTACCAGTGTAAACCCTTCGGGTTTTGGAGATAGGCAATTTTCAATGGATACCATTTTCTCAAATAAGCGAATTCGGGATGATGATAAAATGTATCAGATTTCGGTTTGGAGAAGAATTGATCTCCGGGAAAAGTACAATCTTTCATTGTATGGTTCTGGAGACAATAAGTCAAATGGAATTATAAACAACATCTATAAGGCTGTAGTCGACGAAAATGCCTTAGAGGTTTTTCGTGATGAGAATTTCACCCAGCCTCTTTCTATTGCCGAATTCCAAGAGAATTTCTGGCTTTCAGCAAATGGCGATTCCATTTTCGTGAAGCAGCTTTATTATCTTGATTTCAAAGAAGATTTCGTATTTGACCGTCACCATTCTGACCTAGTTTTTGATATTAAATTTGTCGAGTTGGTTATGCCTTCAGTTACAAATGCTAACGCAGGTCAAAAAACGATAGGATTTATTCGATACAAAGATTTTGTGAATTATTTCAAATATCATCCAAGTGCTCGATGGCTTAATTTTCAAAATATATCAAAGAGCTTGACTTATGATGAAGCTTTTGAATCAAGATTATTTAGAAGCGTTGTAAGAAGGTTTACAAATCCTGATGAAGCTTTAATTGCTGATATGGTGAACGCGGATCATCCGGATCCAGAGATGCAGGCTTACATCAATTCGCTTGCTTTTGAATACAAATTATTAGAATTCGAAAACTCTCTCTGGGAGTGGTAA